A window of Candidatus Methylomirabilota bacterium genomic DNA:
GACTGACGCGATGGGACGCGGACTCGCCCTGTTCGCCGGTATCGCGCCCGAGATTATCCGCGCCTCCGCGCGGGAGGCCGAGGCGCTGGGCTACAGCTCCTTCTGGGTGAACCATCCCGGCGCGACCGACGGGCTGGCCTCACTCGCCGTAGCCGCGCGAGAGACCCAGCGCATCGAGCTCGGCATCGGCGTGATCCCCCTGCACACGCGGGGGCCGGACAGCATCGTCCAGGGCGTGCGCGCCCACGCCTTGCCCCTCGGTCGCCTCCTCCTCGGAGTCGGCAGCGCGAATCCAGGCGCCCTCGCCCGCGTGCGCGCGGGCGTCGCCGAGCTGCGCTCGCAGCTCCAGACGCGCCTGGTGGTGGCGGCGCTCGGCCCGCAGATGTGCCGTCTGGCCGGGGAGATCGCCGATGGCGTGCTCTTCAACTGGCTGACCCCGGAGCACGCACGGCGCTCGGCGGAGCTGGTACGGGCAGGCGCGGCCGCGGCGCGCCGGCAGCCGCCCAAGCTCTTCGCGTATGTCCGCGTCGCGCTGGGCGGGGAGGCGCGCGACCGGCTCGGGAAGGAGGCCGACCGCTACGCGGCCATCCCGGCGTACGCGAACAACTTCGCCCGCATGGGCGTGAAGCCGGTGGAGACGGCCATCGCCGCCCAGAGCCCGGCCGCGATTCCGCCGGCGCTCGGCGAGTGGCAGGGTGTCGTCGACGAGGTCGTCGTCCGCGC
This region includes:
- a CDS encoding LLM class flavin-dependent oxidoreductase, with translation MGRGLALFAGIAPEIIRASAREAEALGYSSFWVNHPGATDGLASLAVAARETQRIELGIGVIPLHTRGPDSIVQGVRAHALPLGRLLLGVGSANPGALARVRAGVAELRSQLQTRLVVAALGPQMCRLAGEIADGVLFNWLTPEHARRSAELVRAGAAAARRQPPKLFAYVRVALGGEARDRLGKEADRYAAIPAYANNFARMGVKPVETAIAAQSPAAIPPALGEWQGVVDEVVVRAITGSDTVEETLALVRAAKPA